ACTCCCCGCGCCAGGTCGTGCCGTTCTCGCGCAGGATGAGGTCGAGCAGCTCGGTGAACTCGGCGAACCGGTCCACCCGCTGGCGCGGCGGCAGCGTCTCCCCGCCCAGCACGGCCGAGTCGAAGCCGATGCCGCCGGCACCGAGGCCGAGCAGCAGCCGCCCGCCGGAGACGTCGTCGAGCGCGGTGACCTGGCGGGCGAACGCCGCCGGGTGGCGGAAGTTCGGCGAGGCGACCAGCGTGCCGAGCCGGATCCGGGAGGTCACCGTCGCGGCGGCCGTCAGCGTGGTCACGGAGTCGAACCAGGGCCCGTCGACCAGGTCCCGCCAGCCCAGGTGGTCGTACGTCCAGGCGTGGTCGAAGCCCCACTCGTCCGCCTGCGACCAGCGGCGACGCGAGTCGGACCAACGCTGGTCGGGAAGGATCACGATGCCAATCCGCATGATCGCCAGCCTATGCCTCGCGGCGGGGGCGGGGCGGGACAGGCCGTCGCCGCCGGCACGGACCTTGACCATATATCGATGATCTGAATATGGTGTCGCCCGTGACCGCGATGCGAGAGCCGACCTTCCTGATCCTCACCGCGCTCGCCGGTGGCCCTCGGCACGGCTACGGCATCATCCGCGAGGTCACCGCCCTGTCCGCGCAGCGCGTCACCCTGCTGCCGGGCACCCTCTACGCCGCGCTCGACCGGTTGCACGCGCAGGGGCTCGTCGCGCCCGACCGCGAGGAGACCGTCGACGGCCGGCTCCGCCGCTACTACCGACTCACCCCGGACGGGATCGGCGCCCTGGACGTCGAGACCGCCCGGCTGCGCCAACTCGCCACCGCCGCCGAGACCCGGCTGCGCGCGCTCCACCCCGGCACCGCCTGACGCCCCGCTCATCCGCACCCGCACCACCGCTTCCGGGCAGCACGACCGCACCGCCGCACCCGCACCACGCTCTGGCACCACCGTCTGCCGCACCGCCCCCGGTGTGCGTACCGATCGGAAGGACAGTCATGCCGACGACCGGCGACCCGCTCGCCCGCCGCTACCGGCGGCTGCTGTTCTGCCACCCCCGCGCCTACCGGCGGGCCCGGGCCGGCGAGATGGTCGGGGTCCTGCTGGACGCGGCGCCGCCGGGCCGCACCCGGCCGACGCCGCGCGAGGCCGCCAACCTGATCCGGCACGGCCTGCGCTGCCGGCTGGGACGACCGGCCAGCCGCACGGTCGGCGTCTGGGCCACCCTCACCGCCGTCGTCTGCGGCCTGTTCACCGCCGCGCTCGCCACCCGGGCCGCCTGGGAGACCTCTCCGCCGCAGCCCGACCGGGCCGAGACCGCCGCCGTCTTAACCGCCGTGCTGCCCGGTCACGACCTCGGCGACGTCGACCTGGCGCCGGCGTTCTTCGCCTTCTACAGCCAGCCGCTCACCGTCCGGGCGCTCGACAACCTGCTGCTCGGCGACGGCGGCGAATACCAGCAGAGCGCCGTCGTGGCCGGCGCGGCCGGCACACCCCCGATGCCCG
The nucleotide sequence above comes from Micromonospora sp. M71_S20. Encoded proteins:
- a CDS encoding PadR family transcriptional regulator codes for the protein MREPTFLILTALAGGPRHGYGIIREVTALSAQRVTLLPGTLYAALDRLHAQGLVAPDREETVDGRLRRYYRLTPDGIGALDVETARLRQLATAAETRLRALHPGTA
- a CDS encoding LLM class flavin-dependent oxidoreductase codes for the protein MRIGIVILPDQRWSDSRRRWSQADEWGFDHAWTYDHLGWRDLVDGPWFDSVTTLTAAATVTSRIRLGTLVASPNFRHPAAFARQVTALDDVSGGRLLLGLGAGGIGFDSAVLGGETLPPRQRVDRFAEFTELLDLILRENGTTWRGEWFTAVDARNDPGCVQTPRVPFVVAANGPRSMRLVARFGQGWVTTGPTVDDLESWWDGVAEAAARMDTTLAAAGRDPGTLDRYLSLDSAPVFSLRSADFFADQVGRAATLGFTDVVTHWPRASSWYAGDEAVLADVATRLLPELRRA